A single window of Vigna unguiculata cultivar IT97K-499-35 chromosome 1, ASM411807v1, whole genome shotgun sequence DNA harbors:
- the LOC114168235 gene encoding dehydration-responsive element-binding protein 2F-like — MDTCKKSPLKPWKKGPTRGKGGPQNASCEYRGVRQRTWGKWVAEIREPKKRSRLWLGSFSTAEEAAMAYDEAARRLYGPDAYLNLPHLQPRPTSSITPGKFKWFPSKNFISMFPSCGLLNVSAQPSVHLIHQRLQELKHQNSAERHSPNSSCNDPEAETQNVDNTDNAESTPKDSQTSSEDVPGDLQEKPQIDLHEFLQQLGILKEETQSARADSTESSTTVPEAVLRYENDELGVFSDTSVNWEALIEMHGIAGLQELESTQLEAYGTNDDFTFSTSIWNF, encoded by the coding sequence ATGGATACTTGCAAGAAGTCCCCCCTGAAGCCATGGAAGAAAGGGCCAACCAGAGGGAAAGGTGGTCCACAAAATGCCTCGTGCGAGTACCGAGGTGTTCGACAGAGAACATGGGGCAAATGGGTTGCTGAGATAAGAGAGCCAAAGAAGAGAAGCAGACTCTGGCTTGGTTCTTTTTCCACAGCTGAAGAAGCTGCCATGGCTTATGATGAAGCTGCAAGGAGACTCTATGGACCAGATGCATACCTTAATCTTCCACACCTGCAGCCAAGGCCTACTTCATCTATTACACCAGGAAAGTTCAAATGGTTCCCTTCCAAGAACTTCATTTCTATGTTCCCTTCCTGTGGATTACTCAATGTTAGTGCTCAACCCAGTGTTCATTTAATCCATCAGAGGCTACAAGAGCTTAAGCACCAAAATTCAGCTGAGAGGCATTCCCCAAATAGTTCATGCAATGATCCAGAGGCAGAAACTCAGAATGTAGACAACACTGACAATGCAGAAAGCACTCCAAAAGACTCTCAAACATCATCCGAGGATGTTCCGGGAGATCTTCAAGAGAAACCCCAGATAGACTTACATGAGTTTCTTCAACAGCTGGGAATACTTAAAGAAGAAACACAGTCAGCAAGAGCTGATAGCACAGAAAGTTCAACAACAGTTCCTGAAGCTGTGTTGAGATATGAAAACGATGAATTGGGAGTGTTTTCTGACACGAGTGTTAACTGGGAAGCGTTGATTGAGATGCATGGAATTGCAGGTCTTCAGGAATTAGAATCCACCCAGCTTGAAGCATATGGCACAAATGATGACTTTACTTTCTCAACTTCCATTTGGAACTTCTAA
- the LOC114162423 gene encoding DNA-binding protein SMUBP-2, which produces MATAGSKKALSLQQFISVTAPLLDLEKEAEISSSIATGASRNLDTAQKRGSTILNLKCIDVQTGLMGKSLIEFQSTKGDVLPAHKFGTHDVVVLKLNKADLGSPALGQGVVYRLKDSSITVAFDDIPEDGLNSPLRLEKVANEVTYRRMKDALIQLSKGVHKGPASDLIPVLFGERQPTVSKKDISFTPYNRNLDQSQKEAVLKALSSKNVFLLHGPPGTGKTTTVVEIILQEVKRGSKILACAASNIAVDNIVERLVPHRVKLVRLGHPARLLPQVLDSALDAQVLRGDNSGLANDIRKEMKALNGKLLKTKDRNTRKDIQRELRTLSKEERKRQQLAVTDVLKSADVILTTLIGAFSKKLDSTSFDLVIIDEAAQALEIACWIPLLKGSRCILAGDHLQLPPTIQSVEAEKKGLGRTLFERLAETYGDEITSMLTVQYRMHELIMDWSSKELYNSKIKAHPSVSAHMLFDLDGVKRTSSTEPTLLLVDTAGCDMEEKKDEEDSTFNEGEAEVTVAHAKRLVQSGVLPSDIGIITPYAAQVVLLKMLKNKEDKLKDVEISTVDGFQGREKEAIIISMVRSNSKKEVGFLSDRRRMNVAVTRSRRQCCLVCDTETVSGDGFLKRLIEYFEEHGEYLSASEYQNE; this is translated from the exons ATGGCAACTGCGGGGAGTAAGAAGGCTCTATCATTGCAGCAATTCATCTCTGTTACCGCTCCTCTTCTTGATTTGGAAAAG GAAGCTGAGATTTCAAGCTCAATTGCTACCGGCGCGTCCAGGAATTTGGACACCGCTCAAAAGAGGGGCTCCACAATCCTCAACTTGAAGTGCATCGATGTCCAG ACTGGGCTTATGGGGAAGTCTCTGATCGAGTTCCAGTCTACAAAAGGAGATGTTCTTCCCGCACATAAG TTTGGTACTCATGATGTTGTTGTTTTAAAACTCAACAAGGCTGATTTAGGTTCTCCTGCTCTTGGACAAGGTGTTGTTTACAGATTAAAG GACTCGTCAATAACTGTTGCTTTTGATGATATACCGGAAGACGGTTTGAACAGTCCCCTAAGGCTGGAAAAAGTAGCAAATGAG GTGACATATCGCAGGATGAAAGACGCATTGATACAGTTGAGTAAAGGAGTGCACAAGGGTCCTGCCTCTGATCTGATTCCTGTCTTGTTTGGGGAGAGGCAACCTACAGTTTCCAAGAAAGATATATCCTTTACTCCCTATAATAGAAATCTTGATCAGTCTCAG AAAGAAGCAGTTTTAAAAGCTCTATCGTCAAAGAATGTGTTCTTGCTGCATGGACCACCTGGAACGGGAAAAACTACAACAGTTGTAGAAATTATATTACAAGAAGTAAAACGTGGATCTAAGATTCTTGCTTGTGCAGCCTCCAATATTGCTGTTGACAACATTGTAGAGCGGCTAGTTCCACATAG AGTTAAGCTGGTGAGACTGGGTCATCCTGCACGCTTATTGCCTCAAGTACTGGACAGTGCGCTGGATGCTCAG GTACTACGAGGAGATAATAGTGGTCTTGCAAATGACATTCGGAAAGAAATGAAG GCATTGAATGGAAAACTTCTGAAAACCAAAGACAGAAATACAAGAAAGGACATACAAAGGGAACTTAGGACTCTATCCAAAGAAGAACGTAAAAGGCAGCAGCTTGCTGTAACAGATGTACTTAAAAGTGCAGATGTAATATTAACTACTTTGATTGGGGCTTTCTCTAAGAAACTAGACAGCACTTCATTTGATTTAGTGATTATTGACGAAGCTGCTCAAGCACTTGAGATAGCATGCTGGATACCTCTGCTGAAG GGTTCAAGATGTATACTTGCAGGGGACCATCTTCAACTTCCTCCAACCATTCAAAGTGTTGAAGCTGAGAAGAAAGGCTTAGGAAGAACTCTCTTTGAACGACTTGCAGAAACGTATGGAGATGAAATCACATCAATGCTTACTGTGCAGTACCGTATGCATGAACTTATCATGGATTGGTCTTCTAAAGAGCTTTACAACAGTAAG ATCAAGGCTCATCCAAGTGTTAGTGCACATATGTTATTTGATCTTGACGGTGTGAAGCGGACATCTTCAACTGAACCAACCCTTCTTCTAGTAGACACAGCTGG ATGTGATatggaagaaaagaaagatgaagAAGATAGCACCTTTAATGAAGGTGAAGCTGAAGTTACTGTGGCTCATGCGAAGAGACTAGTGCAAAGTGGGGTGCTTCCTTCTGATATAGGAATTATTACCCCATATGCTGCCCAG GTTGTTTTGCTCAAGATGTTGAAAAATAAGGAGGACAAGTTGAAGGATGTTGAAATCTCAACAGTTGATGGTTTCCAAGGAAGGGAGAAGGAAGCCATTATTATATCAATGGTTCgatcaaattcaaaaaaagag GTTGGCTTTCTAAGTGATCGCCGACGAATGAATGTCGCTGTGACACGGTCTAGAAGGCAATGCTGTCTTGTCTGTGACACAGAGACAGTCAGTGGTGATGGATTTCTAAAGCGATTGATTGAGTATTTTGAGGAGCATGGTGAATATTTGAGTGCATCTGAGTACCAGAATGAGTAG
- the LOC114162416 gene encoding oligopeptide transporter 5-like, whose product MESRVSSKKASPPSSQQFISVTTPLLDLEKETGESSIGVFHERETEDAEKYELEVDDSPIEQVRLTVPITDDPTQPALTFRTWILGLVSCVLLAFVNQFFSYRTNPLQISSVSAQIATLPLGKLMAATLPTKPIRVPFTKWSFSMNPGPFTLKEHVLITIFATSGSSGVDAISIITIVKAFYHRSIHPVAAYLLVMSTQMLGYGWAGIFRRFLVDSPFMWWPQNLVQVSLFKAFHEKEKRPKGGYTRIQFFFLVFVASFAYYTLPGYLFQAISTISFVCLIWNDSITAQQIGSGMNGIGIGSFGLDWNTVAAFLGSPLAVPGFAIINMLIGFMLDMYVLIPLAYWTNLYDAKKFPLISSHTFDATGATYNVTRVLNPRTFDIDLDSYNNYSKIYLSITFAFEYGLSFAILTATISHVVLFHGEMIFQTWRKTTRAPKEQLADVHTRIMKKNYEQVPEWWFATILTLMVVVALVACECFGKQLQLPWWGILLSLTIALVFTLPIGVIVATTNIKTGLNVISELIIGFIYPGKPLANVVFKIYGHDSMVQAVSFLSDFKLGHYMKIPPKSMFIVQLVGTVVASTVYFATSWWLLTSIENICDESLLPKGSPWTCPGDDVFYNASIIWGVVGPQRMFAKDGVYPGMNWFFLIGLLAPIPVWLLSRKFPNHKWIGLINIPIIAAGASNIPPARSVNYITWGIVGIFFNFYVYRKFKAWWVRHTYILSAALDAGVAFMSVILYFTLQSNGIFGPAWWGLDADHCPLAKCPTDPGVYAEGCPIL is encoded by the coding sequence ATCACCGATGACCCTACTCAGCCAGCACTAACATTTAGGACATGGATTCTGGGGTTGGTATCATGTGTGCTTCTTGCCTTTGTGAACCAATTTTTTAGCTACAGAACCAACCCTTTACAAATATCTTCAGTCTCAGCACAGATTGCTACACTCCCACTTGGCAAACTGATGGCTGCAACTCTTCCGACTAAACCAATTCGAGTGCCATTCACGAAATGGTCATTTTCAATGAATCCGGGGCCATTCACTTTGAAGGAGCATGTGCTTATCACCATCTTTGCTACATCTGGATCTAGTGGTGTTGATGCAATCAGCATCATCACAATTGTTAAGGCTTTCTATCACAGGAGCATCCATCCAGTAGCAGCTTATTTGTTAGTAATGTCAACCCAAATGCTTGGGTATGGATGGGCTGGGATTTTTAGAAGATTCTTAGTTGACTCCCCATTTATGTGGTGGCCTCAAAACCTTGTGCAGGTGTCTCTATTCAAGGCatttcatgaaaaagaaaaaaggccTAAAGGAGGATACACTAGGATACAATTCTTTTTCCTAGTCTTTGTAGCGAGCTTTGCCTATTACACTCTTCCAGGGTACCTTTTCCAAGCAATATCAACCATCTCCTTTGTTTGCTTGATTTGGAATGATTCCATCACGGCCCAACAAATTGGTTCAGGCATGAATGGAATTGGCATAGGCTCATTTGGCCTCGATTGGAACACTGTTGCAGCCTTCTTAGGTAGTCCTTTAGCTGTACCTGGCTTTGCCATCATCAACATGTTAATAGGATTTATGCTGGATATGTATGTTCTGATTCCCCTTGCCTATTGGACCAATTTATATGATGCCAAAAAGTTCCCCCTCATTAGTTCTCACACGTTTGACGCAACTGGTGCAACATATAATGTTACTCGTGTTCTAAATCCCAGAACTTTTGACATTGATTTGGATAGTTATAACAATTACAGCAAGATCTATCTTAGTATAACATTTGCATTTGAGTATGGATTAAGCTTTGCAATTTTGACTGCCACTATTTCCCACGTTGTCCTCTTCCATGGAGAGATGATTTTTCAGACATGGAGGAAGACAACAAGAGCACCAAAGGAACAACTTGCAGATGTCCATACAAGAATTATGAAGAAAAACTATGAACAAGTCCCTGAATGGTGGTTTGCCACTATTTTGACCCTTATGGTTGTTGTGGCTCTGGTTGCTTGTGAGTGTTTTGGGAAGCAACTCCAACTGCCATGGTGGGGAATTTTACTTTCTCTAACAATTGCATTAGTCTTCACCTTGCCAATTGGGGTTATTGTAGCTacaacaaacataaaaacaGGACTCAACGTGATTTCAGAGTTAATAATTGGATTCATTTACCCAGGAAAACCCCTTGCTAATGTAGTCTTCAAGATTTATGGACATGACAGCATGGTACAGGCAGTTTCGTTTCTTAGTGACTTCAAATTAGGCCACTACATGAAAATTCCTCCTAAATCTATGTTCATTGTTCAGCTTGTAGGCACAGTTGTTGCTTCAACTGTCTACTTTGCCACATCTTGGTGGCTTCTAACATCTATTGAAAACATTTGTGATGAATCATTGTTGCCAAAGGGTAGTCCATGGACATGCCCTGGTGACGATGTGTTCTATAATGCTTCAATCATATGGGGAGTTGTAGGACCACAGAGAATGTTTGCCAAGGATGGTGTTTACCCAGGGATGAATTGGTTTTTCCTTATTGGTCTACTTGCTCCCATTCCAGTGTGGTTGCTTTCTCGTAAATTCCCCAACCACAAGTGGATTGGACTCATCAACATTCCCATTATCGCTGCAGGTGCATCCAACATTCCACCAGCCAGATCAGTGAATTATATTACATGGGGTATTGTTGGAATCTTCTTCAATTTCTATGTTTATAGAAAGTTTAAGGCATGGTGGGTCCGGCATACTTACATTCTTTCAGCTGCTTTGGATGCTGGAGTTGCTTTCATGAGTGTGATCCTTTATTTCACCCTTCAATCTAATGGTATTTTTGGTCCAGCCTGGTGGGGTCTTGATGCAGACCACTGTCCTTTGGCCAAATGCCCCACAGATCCAGGTGTATATGCTGAGGGATGTCCTATTCTTTGA